Proteins from a genomic interval of Malassezia vespertilionis chromosome 9, complete sequence:
- a CDS encoding uncharacterized protein (COG:O; COG:U; TransMembrane:2 (o65-87i304-328o); EggNog:ENOG503P7DS), which translates to MLRILRHRSALGLGAARSVNLGYYGMRSKHTDATLAHVTWLDPLARHLLVMPETLGLVGTCPYPYTTFIVGMTLILRLVVSVPTVAWQRRRNDKFTQIMLPEWAVWKRQIPAAALSRHARQQDISKEKRVQLHREIHCALTEKWKHLIKLHDCSPLRTTLTSLAVHIPLFILVSMLLQKGAIMGDSVLAHEIVPWWSPDATVAAQASASQQILQEKGLDPELVRRLTQIGGPTLADTDPTRIMPVAVGALNMANVEIGNWTRQRRRAKEHALGLGSAPKSNEGSAEPGPEPEPEPLRSRVLSTVLRAGAVISIPIATQVPAVLLVYWATSACATFAQNMYFARKEAE; encoded by the coding sequence ATGCTACGAATTTTGCGGCATCGCTccgcgcttggcctcggtgcggcgcggagtGTGAATCTGGGATACTATGGCATGCGCTCAAAACATACCGATGCCACACTTGCGCACGTCACTTGGCTTGATCCCCTGGCACGGCATCTACTTGTGATGCCAGAGACGTTGGGCCTTGTCGGGACATGCCCTTATCCGTACACGACGTTCATTGTCGGCATGACTCTAATTTTACGTCTTGTTGTATCGGTACCGACTGTAGCGTGGCAGAGACGCCGGAATGACAAATTTACGCAGATTATGCTGCCGGAATGGGCCGTATGGAAGCGCCAAATACCCGCCGCTGCACTGTCTCGCCATGCGCGTCAACAAGACATAAGCAAGGAGAAACGTGTGCAGTTGCACCGCGAGATACATTGCGCTCTCACCGAAAAATGGAAACATCTGATCAAATTGCACGACTGCTCGCCACTGCGCACGACACTGACATCACTGGCCGTGCATATTCCGCTCTTTATTCTTGTCTCCATGCTCTTACAAAAAGGTGCAATTATGGGAGActcggtgcttgcgcatgaGATCGTGCCTTGGTGGTCCCCAGATGCCACTGTGGCTGCGCAGGCATCCGCATCGCAGCAAATTCTCCAGGAAAAAGGCCTGGATCCGGAACTAGTACGACGGCTTACGCAGATAGGCGGGCCTACACTCGCGGATACGGACCCTACACGTATTATGCCTGTCGCTGTTGGGGCACTGAATATGGCCAATGTGGAAATTGGAAACTGGAcaaggcagcggcgccgcgcaaaagagcACGCGCTGGGACTCGGCAGTGCACCCAAGTCCAACGAAGGGAGCGCTGAGCCGGGACCCGAGCCCGAGCCTGAGCCTTTGCGTTCGCGGGTGCTATCCACCGTGCTGCGTGCAGGTGCAGTCATTTCAATCCCGATAGCGACACAAGTACCAGCGGTGCTTTTGGTGTATTGGGCAACGTCTGCATGTGCTACATTTGCACAAAACATgtactttgcgcgcaaagaggcgGAATAG
- a CDS encoding uncharacterized protein (EggNog:ENOG503NXWP; MEROPS:MER0023038; COG:D) has protein sequence MPADLADAPDGKKDATFWVYEDIELLPTGAVMTSARKATFDERWPYAGRRGGWRPTSNKLSEAGFHYTPSSEDDDDCTCIYCGVELGGWERTDDPVHEHRRRRPECPFFLCILAEGMCMETAQSRKRSASVATEEEDEEYVEPKRTQPKRGTRTGSAQKATFTALSPDDELTRAARDAQTKPQDRRASATNPWESVDGSRIDADVEADLSIDVTETFIEEDATHTSLVEETLPTKEPQTSEAQTVSPKRASLAQRRSFARVSHPRSSLAVEEKQMSTEATTESSAEEDDLEVESIIHSEKSEPTPKTAQLPSVADFLPLPFPHLLSTDRPPPPVADPSKITVMEWAVQQQTYLLDIMRERIEARLSTVHKRNLEERRKLEKKLRA, from the coding sequence ATGCCGGCAGATCTCGCAGATGCGCCGGATGGGAAGAAAGACGCGACGTTTTGGGTCTACGAGGATATCGAGCTGCTTCCTACGGGCGCAGTGATGACCTCGGCGCGTAAAGCTACGTTTGATGAACGCTGGCCTTATGCGGGGCGCCGTGGCGGTTGGCGCCCGACGAGTAACAAGCTTTCGGAAGCTGGATTTCATTATACCCCCTCATCGGAGGATGACGATGACTGTACTTGTATATACTGTGGGGTCGAGCTTGGCGGCTGGGAGCGAACCGACGACCCTGTGCATgagcacaggcgcaggcggccAGAGTGTCCATTTTTTTTATGTATCCTTGCAGAAGGGATGTGCATGGAAACTGCGCAATCGAGGAAACGGTCGGCGAGCGTGGCGACGGAAGAAGAAGACGAGGAGTACGTGGAGCCGAAACGCACACAACCGAAGCGCGGGACTCGAACAGGCAGTGCACAGAAAGCCACGTTCACCGCGTTGTCACCAGACGATGAGCTcacgcgagcggcgcgcgatgcgcaaacTAAACCGCAAGACCGGCGTGCATCAGCGACAAACCCATGGGAGAGCGTAGATGGCTCTAGGATAGACGCGGACGTCGAGGCGGACTTATCCATTGATGTTACAGAGACGTTTATTGAGGAAGACGCCACGCACACATCATTAGTTGAGGAGACACTGCCCACCAAAGAACCGCAAACCTCTGAAGCACAAACCGTATCACCGAAGCGCGCTtcgcttgcacagcgccgctcctttgcgcgcgtatCTCACCCTCGCAGCTCTCTTGCGGTCGAGGAAAAACAAATGTCTACTGAGGCGACTACTGAGTCGAGCGCAGAGGAAGACGACCTTGAGGTGGAGAGCATTATCCACAGCGAGAAGAGCGAGCCGACACCAAAGACTGCGCAGCTTCCATCCGTTGCCGACTTTCTTCCTCTCCCATTCCCTCATTTGCTAAGCACAGACAGGCCGCCACCACCTGTGGCAGATCCCAGCAAGATTACTGTCATGGAGTgggctgtgcagcagcaaaCCTATCTACTCGACATTatgcgcgagcggatcGAAGCGCGTCTAAGCACGGTGCATAAGCGGAATCTAGAGGAACGCAGGAAATTGGAgaagaagctgcgcgcctaA
- the RCY1 gene encoding F-box protein: endocytic membrane traffic, recycling ReCYcling 1 (COG:U; EggNog:ENOG503NUKZ) — MALEAWTPLAPTRVPFELQDDETMGTETVGLEDHVMDFGPFPRNVMMQVLDNVPVTELPRVGQCSRAMHRLYKDETLWKWRFDRLAWEGLDDMQDLLLNTPPPPLETVLAQAKVPRKPRDTVNLLSDLELQESTLPIHPYFERVRRAYIVLKPLFHSLMAQHSTSSSLLFTGPATKTLAAQCTMLRNMTHAASTLVKALPPGLSLDTVAPRIQQAATFCEVQLRTAFAALQERRDPAADAEMRRYASLAWSLRIVPPLCGCAQPASAEAPDRERALYSDGGYALVLAHLASRPVFGNALPHNPEDSICFTSQSEAALDTKPIITFVSFLEGVVREEGALIYRVFPREQRVELVFLEKLCDDLVTEYISGLFQHALSHSPFTYLCAFSQSYAQMLPLADAMVEGAPHLDIAETKQVLGHIWAQQLEEYITQEEAWVARTLAQVCERWTEELAQTVREHREASVPTPHSAAEKRSFLSKFKGAIMAPAASLPRSASLGIGQLTPSRWQTSRESSPNPAQDEDGHEGYLGLTDQPTGMEDQGTEKEAATLDVPFAQSPKLRSASPIRPLQLSAMLSIDIAMELIGTTRMALQRLEPLHALGPSSAARVQQAAIKITVLFFATLNDAHIQPGFKNAREQIGSYDPARQEMTMHAAEHVGPLILFFELVQIGDTIQQMTHVFFDKVASPLLGKTDFTNAAIREKKRFESSLDESVAEGLSTGVELLVQHVEYIVLTRQSPRDFYPEAGQALDIAQPTRACSECCRTLEIYCDMLASCADKALLDVFYQEIGLRLYAVLCKHLKRQIISLNGGFQVISDLNAYYHFITTLKQAALTTLFAALKRIGSLYIVDDPKELAKMVRDATLSGGTWRPEEMYEFLRSRSDFKSIESNVDAELYGIKIMEDCVVL, encoded by the coding sequence ATGGCTTTGGAGGCGTGGACGCCGCTGGCGCCCACGCGCGTGCCATTTGAGCTGCAGGACGATGAAACGATGGGTACAGAGACAGTTGGTCTGGAGGATCATGTCATGGATTTTGGACCGTTTCCTCGGAATGTTATGATGCAAGTTTTAGACAATGTTCCCGTAACTGAATTGCCGCGCGTCGGCCAATGTTCGCGTGCAATGCATCGCCTATACAAGGACGAGACGCTGTGGAAATGGAGATTTGATCGACTTGCATGGGAAGGTCTTGACGACATGCAAGATCTTCTTTTGAATActccgccgccgccgctaGAGACGGTTTTGGCGCAAGCGAAAGTACCACGAAAACCACGCGATACCGTAAACCTTCTCTCCGACTTGGAGCTGCAGGAGTCTACTTTGCCTATACATCCTTACTTTGAGCGTGTGCGACGTGCATATATTGTGCTGAAGCCGTTATTTCATTCGCTAATGGCCCAACATAGCACATCTTCCTCCCTATTGTTTACCGGGCCTGCGACCAAgacgcttgcagcgcaatgcacaATGCTACGGAATATGACGCATGCAGCATCGACACTAGTAAAGGCACTCCCTCCTGGCCTCTCGCTGGATACTGTCGCTCCGCGCATACAGCAGGCAGCCACATTTTGCGAAGTGCAGCTGCGTACGGCATTTGCAGCTTTGCAAGAGCGCAGAGATCCTGCCGCTGATGCAGAAATGCGGCGGTATGCAAGTCTTGCATGGAGCTTGCGCATTGTTCCGCCCCTATGCGGGTGCGCTCAGCCAGCATCAGCCGAAGCACCGGATCGAGAGCGCGCATTGTACAGCGATGGGGGATACGCGCTGGTACTTGCACACCTTGCGAGCCGTCCAGTTTTTGGGAATGCGCTTCCTCATAATCCCGAGGATAGCATTTGTTTTACCTCGCAAAGTGAAgctgcgctggacacgAAACCAATTATTACTTTTGTATCCTTCTTGGAAGgtgtcgtgcgcgaagaggGTGCACTTATTTATCGTGTATTTCCCCGGGAACAGCGTGTAGAGCTGGTCTTTCTCGAGAAGCTATGTGATGATCTTGTCACTGAATATATCAGCGGCCTTTTCCAGCATGCACTCTCGCACAGTCCATTTACCTATCTGTGCGCATTTTCACAGTCGTACGCGCAAATGTTGCCGCTTGCAGATGCAATGGTAGaaggtgcgccgcacttggaCATCGCTGAGACAAAGCAGGTGCTCGGTCATATTTGGGCGCAACAGCTTGAGGAGTATATCACGCAAGAAGAGGCGTGGGTAGCACGCACACTTGCTCAAGTGTGCGAGCGATGGACCGAGGAATTGGCGCAAACAGTGCGCGAACATCGCGAGGCATCTGTGCCCACACCACACTCTGCCGCTGAGAAGCGTTCTTTTCTCTCCAAGTTTAAAGGTGCAATTATGGCACccgctgcatcgctgccgAGATCAGCGAGCCTTGGCATCGGGCAGCTTACACCGTCGCGATGGCAGACAAGTCGCGAGTCCTCGCCGAACCCAGCGCAGGACGAGGATGGGCACGAAGGGTATCTTGGCCTTACCGATCAGCCAACTGGAATGGAGGACCAAGGTACTGAGAAGGAAGCGGCAACGCTCGACGTTCCTTTTGCGCAGAGTCCCAAGCTTCGATCCGCATCACCAATACGGCCCTTGCAGCTTTCTGCAATGCTGTCCATTGACATCGCGATGGAGCTTATTGGCACTACGCGCATGGCACtgcagcgactcgagcCGCTGCATGCGTTGGgtccaagcagcgctgcacgtgTACAGCAGGCGGCGATAAAAATCACGGTGCTCTTCTTTGCGACCCTCAACGATGCGCACATCCAGCCAGGATTCAAGAATGCACGCGAGCAGATCGGCTCTTACGATCCAGCAAGACAGGAAATGACGATGCATGCAGCCGAGCATGTCGGCCCACTCATTCTCTTTTTCGAACTCGTCCAAATTGGCGATACAATCCAGCAGATGACGCATGTGTTCTTTGACAAGGTTGCCTCCCCATTGTTGGGCAAGACAGATTTTACCAATGCTGCGATCCgcgaaaagaagcgcttcGAGAGTAGTTTGGACGAGAGCGTCGCAGAGGGCTTGAGTACGGGCGTCGAGTTGCTTGTCCAGCACGTGGAATACATTGTGCTCACACGCCAAAGCCCGCGCGATTTTTACCCCGAAGCTGGGCAGGCACTTGATATTGCGCAGCCGACGCGTGCCTGCTCAGAATGCTGCCGAACGTTGGAGATCTACTGTGATATGCTGGCGTCGTGTGCAGACAAGGCATTGCTGGACGTATTTTACCAAGAGATTGGGCTCCGTCTCTATgccgtgctgtgcaagcactTGAAACGCCAAATTATATCTTTGAATGGCGGGTTTCAAGTGATTTCCGACTTGAATGCATATTACCACTTTATCACGACGTTGAAACAGGCTGCATTAACGACGCTGTTTGCTGCGCTGAAGCGGATCGGCAGCTTGTACATAGTGGACGACCCCAAAGAGCTCGCCAAAatggtgcgcgacgcaacaCTGAGTGGAGGAACGTGGCGGCCTGAGGAAATGTACGAAtttttgcgctcgcgcagcgatttCAAGTCCATTGAGAGCAACGTCGATGCGGAACTGTACGGGATTAAAATCATGGAGGACTGTGTGGTGCTATAG
- the ARR3 gene encoding arsenicals resistance (EggNog:ENOG503NUWB; COG:P; TransMembrane:10 (i70-90o110-129i141-168o174-194i206-227o247-270i277-298o318-338i350-373o385-405i)), protein MSELHVPKTEKARKRNIDLEVEEPILQQRTADGYLQHPYGGVPAAHSALDEARQSDAKGVAKSLLLSIGWLDRLLSLFIILAMILGVIIGEFAPNAKPNLDARTFKGVPVSLTVPLITMMWPILTAVKYERFPDLFQTRRIWYQLAISLFLNWIIGPFLMLGAAWATLPDLAEYRIGVVMVGLARCIAMVMIWVKIARGDSDTCAIIVIVNSLLQMVLYAPMALWFINVISGDHTFHLDYPKTATAVGIYMGIPLAAGIVTRLSLLYLVGEARLKKFLVYFQPLSLVSLLCVIIVIFASQAKQILHNLGPVFRTIAPLALYFALMWTFTFALIWFLSVRFGKEEWGYQMAVVQAFVAGSNNFELAIAVAVATYGADAKQTLATTIGPLVEVPVLLTLSWIALVIGRRMRWDVAISRQQARRATKEVHRNA, encoded by the coding sequence ATGTCTGAACTACATGTGCCCAAGACAGAGAAGGCCCGCAAGCGCAATATAGACTTGGAAGTGGAAGAGCCTattttgcagcagcgtaCAGCAGATGGCTATCTCCAACATCCCTATGGCGGCGTCCCCGCTGCGCACTCCGCGTTGGACGAAGCGCGACAATCGGACGCCAAAGGTGTTGCCAAGAGCCTGCTCCTATCAATCGGATGGCTCGATCGCCTTCTTTCGCTGTTCATTATCCTTGCCATGATCCTGGGTGTAATTATTGGCGAATTCGCGCCGAACGCGAAACCCAACCTGGACGCTCGTACTTTCAAAGGTGTGCCTGTCTCGCTGACGGTGCCGCTTATCACGATGATGTGGCCAATTCTGACCGCTGTCAAGTACGAGCGCTTTCCAGACCTTTTTcaaacgcgccgcatttggTACCAATTGGCGATTTCGTTATTTTTAAACTGGATTATCGGCCCGTTTCTCATgctgggcgctgcgtgGGCGACGCTTCCAGACCTAGCAGAATACCGAATTGGGGTCGTTATGGTCGGTcttgcgcggtgcattgCCATGGTTATGATTTGGGTCAAGATTGCGCGCGGGGATAGCGACACATGCGCCATCATTGTGATTGTCAATTCCCTGCTCCAAATGGTGCTGTATGCACCGATGGCGCTGTGGTTCATCAATGTGATTTCCGGCGACCATACGTTCCATCTAGACTATCCAAAAACAGCGACTGCTGTTGGCATTTACATGGGTATCCCACTCGCCGCAGGAATCGTGACGCGCCTCTCGCTCCTGTACTTGGTGGGCGAGGCGCGACTGAAGAAATTCCTCGTCTACTTCCAGCCATTGAGCCTCGTGTCTCTTTTGTGTGTGATCATCGTAATCTTTGCGTCCCAGGCCAAGCAAATTTTGCACAACCTCGGCCCCGTGTTCCGCACGATTGCACCGCTCGCGCTCTACTTTGCGCTGATGTGGACCTTTACTTTTGCCTTGATATGGTTCCTTTCTGTACGTTTCGGGAAAGAAGAATGGGGCTACCAAATGGCCGTTGTCCAGGCGTTTGTTGCTGGATCGAACAACTTTGAGCTCGCTATTGCAGTGGCAGTAGCAACGTACGGTGCGGATGCAAAGCAGACACTGGCCACGACGATTGGGCCGCTCGTCGAAGTACCTGTGCTGTTGACATTGAGCTGGATTGCTCTCGTTATCGGTCGACGAATGCGCTGGGACGTTGCAATCTCGCGTCaacaggcgcggcgcgcgactaAAGAAGTGCATCGCAACGCGTAA
- a CDS encoding uncharacterized protein (TransMembrane:6 (i113-136o174-195i215-237o257-278i467-488o494-516i); EggNog:ENOG503NVQS; COG:M), which produces MTDRSEGTIHEPHMDVPEIHIARPPATYFPQVTVAQPGEPLEEARAQTAIPQLPTHAAPAGGEKMSVPHTPRVSHEQDFFDWDTDHNVDDAAKDDGKVQKTGFNYRKLTVHKFVMFLCGTFLGNLVVVGIMLIPILTVRYEYRKKHPNDRHADYIASNVEAWFIWAAVNLHLQWWGHFLLELLPATVLGLVRLFYGIPSKALQTFVEYYRAIVQYFKLIVYAAINWASWTIIFNSIYQLYSARMPKDNSWAPYTYRVYQVMEFIFFFVLTLCAEKIVIKFIAIRFHQSSYADRIQSTTHAFKVFDHLYIYRPKQYDAMAASAPAFQKIFAKRAEDTKNRFRDWRALFRRQAQNSSAAALRLAAIGMRDPAMLLKATQMGVKTELNTSAEAKRLARSLYVNYQRDRSRNYLVPSDFAPAYPDNPGGARNAFALFDRDGNGDVSQSEIKSTVMEVFKERRILGFAMQDLNNVVGGLDLIMCIIAGIFVLFEAFAIFNVNVAQTVSTFYSMGIAFAFVFKESAQNLFDSIIFIFVSHPYDTGDVVMLEDNVYVVKQLRLLSTRFTNTADNSDLYIANPILSQSSIINFRRSSHQYDETHIQVAFNTPLEKLNAVQDDLNDWIKNDPEHRFVYPTYIFVYAVNYMRYMDCTVGMTHSHNFQDWGAHLYRKVAFFAALSYFLRKHEVAFEYEVESAMAWDQDWEAEYLNKYTTASDDASDSDAVPVNLFEPPLPTKMATTASDVPQGTANNIDWPSSIHYIPPDTSFEHDTKLAGGRLAQHAPDESTATTYMYFRPPSERGDADEIRKRNYTAA; this is translated from the coding sequence ATGACCGACCGGAGCGAGGGCACAATCCATGAGCCACACATGGACGTGCCCGAGATTCATATAGCACGTCCACCAGCGACCTACTTTCCGCAAGTTACAGTGGCGCAGCCCGGTGAGCCGTTAGAAGAGGCCCGTGCGCAAACAGCCATTCCGCAGTTGCCGACccatgcagcgcccgccGGCGGTGAGAAAATGTCGGTTCCCCACACGCCCCGCGTGTCGCATGAGCAAGATTTTTTTGACTGGGACACGGACCACAATgtggacgatgcagcgaAAGATGACGGCAAGGTCCAAAAAACAGGCTTTAACTATCGCAAGCTTACTGTCCACAAGTTTGTCATGTTCCTCTGTGGCACGTTTCTCGGGAATTTGGTCGTGGTTGGGATCATGTTGATTCCTATTTTGACCGTCCGGTACGAGTACAGGAAAAAACACCCCAACGATCGGCACGCTGACTACATTGCCAGCAATGTCGAGGCATGGTTCATCTGGGCCGCGGTGAATTTACACTTGCAATGGTGGGGTCATTTCCTCCTTGAGCTGCTTCCTGCGACTGTGCTTGGGCTAGTGCGTCTTTTTTATGGAATTCCAAGCAAGGCACTGCAGACATTTGTCGAGTACTACCGCGCGATTGTCCAGTATTTCAAGTTGATTGTGTACGCGGCGATCAATTGGGCGTCCTGGACGATTATTTTCAATTCAATTTACCAGCTGTACTCAGCCCGTATGCCCAAAGACAACAGCTGGGCTCCGTACACGTATCGAGTATACCAGGTGATGGAGTTCATCTTCTTTTTTGTGCTGACGTTGTGTGCGGAAAAGATTGTGATCAAGTTCATCGCGATCCGGTTCCACCAGTCGTCCTACGCAGATCGGATTCAGAGCACGACGCACGCATTCAAAGTGTTCGATCACTTGTACATCTACCGCCCGAAACAGTACGATGCGATGGCTGCTTCGGCGCCTGCTTTCCAAAAGATATTTGCGAAGCGTGCAGAGGACACCAAAAACCGCTTTCGAGACTGGCGCGCATTGTTTCGCCGCCAAGCCCAAAATTCAtcggctgcggcgctgcggctcgCCGCGATCGGCATGCGCGATCCAGCGATGCTCCTGAAGGCCACACAAATGGGCGTCAAAACGGAATTAAACACGTCCGCAGAGGCCAAGCGACTCGCGCGATCGCTCTATGTCAACTACCAGCGCGATCGCTCGCGCAATTATCTGGTGCCGTCCGactttgcgcctgcataTCCAGACAATCCCGGCGGTGCACGCAATGCATTCGCGCTCTTTGACCGCGATGGAAACGGCGACGTTTCCCAAAGCGAGATTAAAAGCACGGTGATGGAGGTATTcaaagagcgccgcatcctTGGATTTGCTATGCAGGACCTCAACAATGTGGTCGGCGGGCTGGACCTGATTATGTGCATTATCGCAGGCATCTTCGTGCTATTTGAAGCGTTTGCCATTTTCAACGTAAACGTGGCGCAAACTGTATCTACGTTTTACTCCATGGGGATTGCCTTTGCATTTGTCTTCAAAGAGAGCGCGCAGAACTTATTCGACTCGATCATTTTTATCTTTGTCTCACATCCGTACGATACTGGCGATGTAGTGATGCTTGAAGACAATGTTTACGTCGTCAAAcagctgcgcctcctctCCACGCGATTCACCAACACGGCCGACAATTCCGACTTGTACATTGCCAACCCCATCTTATCCCAAAGTTCTATTATCAATTTTCGTCGCTCGAGCCACCAGTACGACGAGACGCATATCCAAGTTGCCTTCAATACCCCACTGGAAAAGTTAAATGCGGTCCAGGACGATCTGAACGACTGGATCAAAAACGATCCCGAACACCGCTTCGTCTACCCTACCTACATTTTTGTGTACGCGGTCAACTATATGCGCTACATGGACTGTACTGTAGGCATGACACATTCACACAATTTCCAGGATTGGGGTGCACACCTGTACCGAAAAGTGGCATTTTTTGCCGCACTGAGCTACTTTCTTCGGAAGCACGAAGTTGCATTTGAGTACGAAGTCGAGTCTGCAATGGCATGGGATCAGGACTGGGAGGCAGAGTACCTCAACAAGTATACCACGGCGTCGGACGACGCGTCGGACTCGGACGCTGTGCCAGTCAATCTTTTCGAGCCGCCATTGCCGACCAAGATGGCAACGACAGCGTCTGATGTCCCACAGGGCACCGCGAACAATATTGACTGGCCGAGTAGCATCCATTATATCCCTCCAGATACCTCATTCGAGCACGACACGAAACTGGCTGGCGGTCGTCTTGCACAACATGCGCCGGACGAGAGCACTGCAACGACGTATATGTATTTTCGGCCGCCATCGGAGCGTGGCGATGCGGATGAGATACGTAAACGGAACTACACTGCTGCATAG